From one Chryseobacterium sp. 3008163 genomic stretch:
- a CDS encoding M3 family metallopeptidase, whose protein sequence is MKNISSVLLVSALAFNSSCTTTMKTNDIKQEIPVPDSSLSSNPFMKKSKLQYETPEFDKIKNEHFKPAFEFGLKQHDAEILKIANNSETATFDNTIVALEKSGEILKRALIVFSNLTSANTNPTLQALDEEYAPIFAAHSDKMYLNENLYKRIKSITENGLDSESKRLLQFYKQNFEIAGANLSSADKEKLKQVNQELASLSTQYSNKLLEARKQGGVFFSEAKELDGLSTDEIEAAASDAKTAGQPGKYLLALQNTTQQPLLQNLKNRATREKLFKASWQRAEKSDGNDTRETIEKLAKLRLKKAQILGKKSFAEWKLQDQMAKKPEAAVTLMNQIATPAVETAKREAKDIQDLIDQQKGGFKVEPWDWNFYAEQVRKAKFDLDENQIKPYFEITTVLEKGVFFAAEKFYGLTFKKRTDLPVYHPDVVTYEVFDHDGKSIAIYYLDFYTRDSKSGGAWMSNYVEQSYLLGTKPVIVNCYNYQKPAPGKPSLISYDDVSTIFHEFGHSIHGMFASQKYPSLSGTNVPRDFVEFPSQINEHWALDPVVLKNYALHYETKQPIPQALVDKIKKAATFNQGYMTTELVSAAALDMDWHSVTSEGQLLPVLDFEKQSLNNHGFTLATVPPRYHTPYFAHIWGGGYSAGYYAYLWSETLDNDAWEWISKNGGLTRENGDRFRKYILSVGNSVDLNQAFRDFTGHDPDIKPLLRSRGFIK, encoded by the coding sequence ATGAAAAACATTTCATCAGTATTGTTAGTTTCTGCTTTGGCTTTCAATTCTTCTTGTACTACCACAATGAAAACAAACGACATAAAACAGGAAATTCCTGTCCCTGATTCTTCGCTTTCTTCCAATCCGTTTATGAAGAAAAGCAAGCTTCAATACGAAACCCCGGAATTTGATAAAATTAAAAACGAGCACTTTAAACCCGCTTTTGAATTCGGTTTAAAACAGCACGATGCAGAGATTTTAAAAATCGCCAACAATTCTGAAACTGCAACTTTTGACAATACAATCGTCGCATTGGAGAAAAGTGGTGAAATTCTGAAGAGAGCTTTAATTGTTTTTTCAAACCTAACAAGTGCGAATACAAATCCTACATTACAGGCATTAGACGAAGAATATGCTCCTATTTTTGCAGCACATTCTGACAAAATGTACCTGAATGAAAATCTTTATAAAAGAATTAAATCAATCACAGAAAACGGTTTAGACTCTGAAAGCAAAAGATTATTACAGTTTTACAAACAAAACTTTGAAATTGCAGGAGCAAATCTGTCTTCGGCTGACAAAGAAAAATTAAAGCAGGTCAATCAGGAATTGGCTTCCCTCTCCACTCAATATTCCAACAAATTATTGGAAGCAAGAAAGCAAGGGGGTGTTTTCTTTTCTGAAGCAAAAGAATTAGACGGACTTTCAACCGATGAAATTGAGGCTGCTGCGAGCGATGCAAAAACTGCAGGGCAACCCGGAAAATATCTTTTAGCTTTACAAAACACGACACAGCAACCTCTTTTGCAAAATCTTAAAAACAGAGCAACAAGAGAAAAACTATTTAAAGCATCTTGGCAAAGAGCTGAAAAAAGCGACGGTAATGATACAAGAGAAACAATTGAAAAATTAGCAAAATTGAGACTTAAAAAAGCTCAGATTTTAGGCAAAAAAAGTTTCGCAGAATGGAAATTACAGGATCAGATGGCAAAAAAACCTGAAGCTGCCGTAACATTGATGAACCAAATTGCAACTCCTGCTGTAGAAACAGCAAAACGTGAAGCAAAAGATATTCAGGATTTGATCGATCAGCAAAAAGGAGGTTTCAAAGTAGAACCTTGGGACTGGAATTTTTATGCTGAACAGGTGAGAAAAGCAAAATTTGATTTAGATGAAAATCAAATTAAACCTTATTTTGAAATCACAACCGTTTTGGAAAAAGGAGTTTTCTTCGCTGCTGAAAAATTCTACGGATTAACGTTTAAGAAAAGAACAGATCTTCCTGTTTATCATCCAGATGTTGTAACGTACGAAGTTTTCGACCATGACGGAAAATCTATCGCAATCTATTATCTTGATTTCTATACAAGAGATTCTAAAAGCGGTGGAGCATGGATGAGCAACTACGTTGAGCAATCTTATTTATTAGGAACAAAGCCTGTAATCGTAAACTGCTATAATTATCAGAAACCGGCTCCGGGAAAACCTTCATTAATCAGTTATGATGATGTTTCTACAATTTTCCATGAGTTTGGTCACTCTATTCACGGAATGTTTGCAAGCCAGAAATATCCTTCCCTTTCAGGAACTAATGTTCCGAGAGATTTTGTAGAATTCCCTTCTCAGATTAATGAGCATTGGGCTTTAGATCCTGTTGTTTTGAAAAACTATGCTTTACATTACGAAACGAAACAGCCTATTCCACAAGCTTTGGTTGATAAAATTAAAAAAGCAGCAACTTTCAATCAAGGGTATATGACGACTGAATTGGTTTCTGCTGCTGCTTTGGATATGGATTGGCATTCTGTAACAAGCGAAGGACAATTACTTCCTGTTTTAGATTTCGAAAAACAATCTTTAAATAACCACGGATTTACTTTGGCAACCGTTCCTCCAAGATATCACACACCTTATTTCGCACACATTTGGGGTGGTGGATATTCTGCAGGATATTACGCTTATTTGTGGTCAGAAACTTTAGACAATGACGCATGGGAATGGATTTCAAAGAACGGTGGCTTGACACGAGAAAATGGTGACCGCTTCAGAAAATATATTCTTTCTGTAGGAAATTCTGTTGATTTGAATCAGGCATTCAGAGATTTCACAGGACATGATCCGGATATCAAACCGTTGTTGAGAAGCAGAGGTTTTATTAAATAA